A single Scleropages formosus chromosome 4, fSclFor1.1, whole genome shotgun sequence DNA region contains:
- the foxg1d gene encoding forkhead box protein G1: MGDQREPTMVQKSTSFSIKSLLLPSRCDKAGAGLAERNCGPSGSDSEKSLDPTEMEAAPFGQESAAKDKEKEEEDEEEAAAAAAGSERAAEPKNGKYDKPPFSYNALIMMAIRQSPEKRLTLNGIYEFIMKNFPYYREHKQGWQNSIRHNLSLNKCFVKVPRHYDDPGKGNYWMLDPSSDDVFIGGTTGKLRRRSATSRGKLAMKRGLRFAPLGLGLNERASNPLYWQISPFLSLHHPHYNGSSPGFLNQGHAYGSLLSGVEHLGNGELGRPMLGGSSGGIGLANSYGVSTSPVGLLSGQPGYFVSGAQHAQPMQQAAVGFGVPSSSPQSLISESLRTTLPSFTPAVSSGFSGVLSHQKRVTSSSFLN; the protein is encoded by the coding sequence ATGGGAGATCAGAGAGAGCCGACAATGGTGCAGAAATCCACTTCGTTTAGCATCAAGAGCCTGCTCCTTCCGTCGAGGTGTGACAAAGCGGGCGCGGGGCTCGCGGAAAGAAACTGTGGCCCTTCAGGGTCCGACTCGGAGAAGTCTCTGGACCCCACGGAGATGGAGGCTGCGCCCTTCGGACAGGAGAGCGCCGCgaaggacaaggagaaggaggaggaggacgaggaggaggcggcggcggcggcggcgggcaGCGAGCGCGCCGCCGAGCCCAAGAACGGCAAGTACGACAAGCCGCCGTTCAGCTACAACGCGCTCATCATGATGGCCATCCGGCAGAGCCCCGAGAAGAGGCTCACGCTCAACGGCATCTACGAGTTCATCATGAAGAACTTCCCCTACTACCGCGAGCACAAGCAGGGCTGGCAGAACTCGATCCGCCACAACCTGAGCCTCAATAAGTGCTTCGTGAAGGTGCCGCGGCACTACGACGACCCGGGCAAGGGCAACTACTGGATGCTGGACCCGTCGAGCGACGACGTCTTCATCGGTGGAACTACGGGCAAGCTGCGGAGGCGCTCGGCCACCTCCAGGGGCAAGCTGGCCATGAAGAGGGGGCTGCGCTTCGCGCCGCTCGGGCTGGGATTGAACGAGCGCGCGAGCAACCCCCTGTACTGGCAGATCTCGCCCTTCCTGTCCTTGCACCACCCGCACTATAACGGATCTTCGCCCGGATTTCTGAACCAGGGCCACGCGTACGGATCGCTGCTTTCCGGAGTGGAGCACTTGGGGAACGGGGAGCTCGGGCGGCCCATGCTGGGGGGGTCCAGCGGCGGGATCGGCTTGGCCAACAGCTACGGCGTGAGCACGTCCCCCGTCGGGCTCCTGTCGGGACAGCCGGGTTACTTCGTGTCAGGCGCGCAGCACGCGCAGCCGATGCAGCAGGCGGCCGTTGGGTTCGGGGTTCCCTCCAGTTCGCCGCAGAGCCTCATCTCGGAATCGCTGAGAACAACGTTGCCTTCCTTCACGCCGGCCGTCTCGAGCGGATTCTCGGGGGTGCTCTCCCACCAAAAGAGGGTGACGTCCAGTTCGTTCCTAAACTGA